The following are encoded together in the Brassica napus cultivar Da-Ae chromosome A9, Da-Ae, whole genome shotgun sequence genome:
- the LOC106351531 gene encoding putative nuclease HARBI1 isoform X1 — translation MSSSSSDEVDEALEEIVDQVVDNFFDSVIHAHPNKPTRRAYIERHREQGHNQLWNDYFTENPTYPPEMFRRRFRMNKPLFLRIVERLTNEVPYFQQRRNACGRNGLSALQKCTAAIRMLAYGQSGDTYDEYLRLGDSTSRLCLENFTNAIIDLFGDEYLRSPTPEDLQRLLDVGEVRGFPGMIGSIDCMHWEWKNCPTAWKGQYTRGSGKPTIVLEAVASQDLWIWHAFFGLPGTLNDINVLDRSPVFDDILQGRAPKVKFKVNNHTYRMAYYLTDGIYPKWATFIQSIPLPQGPKAELFAERQESTRKDVERAFGVLQSRFAIVKNPALLWDKEKIGKIMRTCVILHNMIVENERHGYAQIDTSEFESGESSRSSRVQRRESIHGGDMLGIRREVRDKEKHDRLKADLMENIWQKFGNED, via the coding sequence atgtcttcctcatcaagtgaTGAAGTTGATGAAGCTTTAGAAGAAATTGTCGACCAAGTAGTTGATAATTTCTTCGACTCAGTGATTCATGCTCATCCCAACAAGCCGACGAGAagagcttatatcgaaagacATCGGGAACAAGGACACAATCAACTATGGAACGATTATTTCACGGAAAATCCTACATACCCACCGGAAATGTTTAGGAggcgttttcgaatgaacaagccattgttccttcgcattgtcgaACGTCTAACTAATGAAGTTCCATACTTTCAGCAAAGACGAAATGCTTGCGGAAGGAACGGGCTTtctgcacttcaaaagtgtacggcagctatacgtatgctggcatatggtcaatcgggagatacatatgacgaatatctccgacttggtgacaGTACATCACGtttatgtttagaaaatttCACTAATGCAATAATTGAtttgtttggagatgagtatctacgaagcCCTACACCTgaggatcttcaacgattaCTCGATGTCGGAGAGGTACGCGGGTTTCCAGGGATGATAggcagcatcgattgtatgcattgggagtggaaaaactgcccaacagcttggaaaggtcagtacacacgtggttcaggaaagccgacaattgtcttagaagccGTGGCATCACaggatctttggatatggcacgcttttttcggattaccaggtaccctcaacgatatcaatgttcttgatcggtcaccagtttttgatgacatcttacaaggtcgagcacctaaagtgaagttcaaggtcaacaaccacacttatcgtatGGCCTACTACCTTACGGAcggaatttatccaaaatgggcaacatttatccaatccatcccacttcctcaaggtcctaaagctGAGCTATTTGCTGAACGTCAAGAATCcaccagaaaagatgtcgaacgggcttttggagtattgcaatcgaggtttgcaattgttaaaaacccagctctactatgggacaaggaaaagataggaaagattatgagaacttgtgtcatattgcacaatatgatagtagagaacGAACGACACGGATACGCTCAAATTGATACATCTGAGTTCGAGTCAGGAGAGTCAAGCAGAAGTTCGAGGGTGCAACGGAGAGAAAGTATTCATGGCGGTGATATGTTAGGCATTCGCAGAGAAGTCCGAGATAAAGAGAAGCATGATCGTTTGAAAGCGGatttaatggaaaatatatGGCAAAAGTTTGGTAatgaagattaa
- the LOC106347140 gene encoding probable isoprenylcysteine alpha-carbonyl methylesterase ICMEL1: MPSQTLPISSSSSSTEMMFKPFIYDDPPTTTLLLDEDHSVKPLLSRASSFNGAVTPNGESTGLYQNRRRRSNSENCLSAASPDDDTNGNGHQTIGQEVSHAAAETFLLTRLFLKLLSYLGVGYRWITRFLALGCYAFLLMPGFIQVGYYYFFSPHVRRSIVYGDQPRNRLDLYLPKNSNGGPKPVVAFVTGGAWIIGYKAWGSLLGQQLSERDIIVACIDYRNFPQGSISDMVKDASSGISFICNHIAEYGGDPDRIYLMGQSAGAHIAACALVDQVVKESGEGDSVSWSSSQINAYFGLSGGYNLLSLVDHFHSRGLYRSIFLSIMEGEESLKQFSPELVVQDPNLKHIVARLPPIILFHGTADYSIPSDASKCFAETLQRLGGKAEVILYEGKTHTDLFLQDPMRGGKDEMFEDIVSVVMGDNQEVIGKSVDRRRLVPEFMLKLAHWVSPF; this comes from the exons ATGCCGTCGCAGACTCTCCCCatctcatcctcctcctcctccaccgagATGATGTTCAAGCCTTTCATCTACGACGATCCCCCAACCACCACCCTCCTCCTCGATGAGGACCACTCCGTCAAGCCTCTCCTCTCCCGCGCCTCCAGCTTCAACGGCGCCGTCACTCCTAACGGTGAATCAACTGGTTTGTATCAGAACAGACGGCGGCGATCCAACAGCGAAAACTGCCTCTCTGCGGCCTCTCCCGATGATGATACTAATGGAAACGGACATCAAACTATCGGTCAGGAGGTTAGCCACGCCGCTGCCGAGACTTTCTTGTTGACTCGTCTCTTCTTGAAACTCCTCAGCTATCTTGG GGTAGGTTATAGATGGATCACAAGGTTTCTTGCACTTGGTTGCTATGCTTTTCTGCTTATGCCCGGATTCATTCAAG TCGGATATTACTATTTCTTCTCTCCTCACGTCCGCAGAAGTATTGTTTACGGTGATCAACCAAGAAACAG GCTTGACTTGTATCTACCTAAGAACTCCAACGGTGGTCCAAAACCAGTGGTGGCGTTTGTCACTGGTGGAGCCTGGATTATTGG TTATAAGGCGTGGGGTTCTCTTTTAGGACAGCAGTTATCAGAAAGAGATATTATTGTGGCATGCATCGATTACAG GAATTTTCCTCAGGGATCTATAAGTGACATGGTCAAAGATGCTTCCTCTGGCATCTCATTTATTTGTAATCATATCGCTGAGTATGGTGGTGATCCAGACAG AATTTATCTAATGGGTCAGTCTGCTGGTGCACATATCGCGGCTTGCGCCCTGGTAGACCAGGTGGTTAAAGAGTCAGGGGAAGGAGACAGTGTTTCTTGGAGTAGTTCACAGATAAATGCTTATTTTGGTCTGTCTGGAGG GTACAACCTTTTGAGCCTTGTAGACCACTTCCATAGCAGGGGATTGTACCGTTCCATCTTTCTGAG TATCATGGAAGGAGAGGAATCATTAAAACAGTTTTCTCCTGAACTAGTAGTGCAAGACCCAAATCTCAAACACATAGTTGCTCGTCTCCCACCTATTATTCTATTCCACGGTACTGCTGACTACTCCATCCCTTCAGATGCAAG TAAATGTTTTGCGGAAACCCTCCAGAGGCTCGGAGGGAAAGCAGAAGTGATCCTTTACGAGGGGAAAACACACACGGATTTGTTTCTTCAG GATCCAATGAGAGGTGGAAAAGACGAGATGTTTGAAGATATAGTATCAGTGGTTATGGGAGACAATCAAGAAGTGATTGGTAAAAGCGTAGACAGAAGGCGTCTTGTGCCTGAATTCATGTTGAAGTTGGCTCACTGGGTCAGTCCGTTCTAA
- the LOC111200730 gene encoding uncharacterized protein LOC111200730 yields the protein MPVNMFQSLLAKKKKKHVSIPTRNTHISLCITFVVLEVLCVTRVMEEDCGAFVADCVVLSCCCQCLVLQVTTFVFFKVPRKLAQRVKKFVKRRCGKTLQPRTDEDVMKEEHWCGKGVVFEEGSSNCIEDIERMLQEMSKEFGFGSFWRHEDSSDILDVK from the coding sequence ATGCCGGTAAACATGTTTCAATcccttttagcaaaaaaaaaaaaaaaacatgtttcaaTCCCCACCCGGAATACACACATCAGTCTATGTATTACCTTTGTAGTCCTTGAAGTTTTGTGCGTAACAAGAGTAATGGAAGAAGACTGTGGTGCATTTGTAGCAGACTGTGTTGTCCTTTCATGCTGCTGCCAATGCCTTGTGTTACAAGTTACTACCTTTGTCTTCTTCAAGGTGCCTCGTAAACTTGCCCAGAGGGTTAAGAAGTTTGTGAAGAGAAGATGTGGAAAAACCTTGCAACCAAGAACGGATGAGGATGTCATGAAAGAGGAGCATTGGTGTGGAAAAGGGGTTGTCTTTGAAGAAGGCTCATCAAATTGCATCGAAGACATTGAGAGAATGTTGCAAGAGATGAGTAAAGAGTTCGGTTTTGGAAGCTTCTGGCGTCATGAAGATTCGTCTGACATTCTAGATGTCAAAtag
- the LOC106351531 gene encoding uncharacterized protein LOC106351531 isoform X2 — MDPAEERRHSKRQQDHINMLGFVSDSEYGIPKRCPCGGRIIDEVRRKDEYDSLPGKRFFTCKNYEADGFHYRQPWVIGVQEEIERLTKRVVEAEEVMLGSSNLCKLIDRLEDQVKMLSEQVDDLTVQVATLEKVCFE; from the exons ATGGATCCGGCAGAGGAGAGAAGACATTCAAAGAGGCAACAGGATCACATAAACATGCTAGGGTTCGTCAGCGATTCAGAGTACGGGATTCCCAAAAGGTGTCCATGTGGTGGGAGAATCATCGATGAGGTACGCCGGAAGGACGAGTACGACTCTCTTCCGGGGAAGCGGTTCTTCACATGCAAGAACTACGAG GCTGATGGATTCCACTATCGTCAGCCTTGGGTGATAGGTGTGCAGGAGGAGATCGAAAGGTTGACTAAGCGGGTGGTGGAGGCTGAAGAAGTGATGTTGGGGTCGTCGAATCTCTGTAAACTGATCGACAGACTGGAG GATCAGGTTAAAATGCTCTCTGAGCAGGTAGATGACCTCACCGTTCAGGTTGCTACGTTGGAGAAGGTCTGCTTCGAATGA
- the LOC125578164 gene encoding glutathione S-transferase T3-like, which translates to MDPFSYNSPGFVNLLASQSSPPQDVDSAEAVGNAPGLVKPAERRKWVVKEDLVLISAWLNTSKDPIVANEQKAGAFWKRIEEYFNSSPQLIGAVPREWSQCKQRWGRVNEQVCKFVGCHEAALKEQTSGQNENDVMKAAHDIFFNDFNVKFALEHCWRELRFDQKWRSHALSKVGGKEKRKEACPEVVGDDEEVRPPGVKASKAAKRKKHGNEAAYDQIETMLALKNNISKQKILDRLIGKNEETLSDQEKSLKFKLIGEML; encoded by the coding sequence ATGGATCCTTTCTCCTACAACTCTCCCGGGTTTGTGAACCTTTTAGCTTCGCAGAGCAGTCCCCCACAGGACGTGGACTCTGCTGAGGCAGTTGGTAACGCACCCGGGTTAGTTAAACCTGCAGAAAGAAGAAAGTGGGTTGTCAAAGAAGACCTTGTGCTCATTAGCGCTTGGTTGAACACGAGCAAGGATCCCATAGTCGCTAATGAGCAGAAGGCAGGGGCGTTTTGGAAGAGGATAGAGGAGTATTTTAACTCAAGCCCTCAGCTCATTGGCGCCGTTCCTAGAGAATGGAGTcaatgtaagcagaggtggggaaggGTGAATGAGCAGGTGTGCAAGTTCGTTGGTTGCCATGAAGCCGCTTTGAAGGAGCAGACCAGCGggcaaaatgagaatgatgtcaTGAAAGCTGCACATGACATCTTCTTCAATGACTTTAATGTCAAGTTCGCACTTGAACATTGCTGGAGGGAGCTGAGATTTGATCAGAAATGGAGGTCACACGCGTTGTCGAAAGTTGGTGGAAAGGAGAAGAGGAAGGAAGCATGTCCGGAGGTGGTGGGTGACGATGAAGAGGTGAGGCCTCCTGGTGTAAAGGCGAGCAAAGCAGCCAAGCGCAAGAAACACGGGAATGAAGCAGCTTATGATCAAATAGAAACCATGCTAGCTCTGAAAAATAACATTTCTAAACAAAAGATCCTTGATCGTCTCATTGGCAAAAATGAGGAGACTCTTTCTGATCAAGAAAAATCCCTTAAGTTTAAACTAATTGGTGAAATGCTTTGA
- the LOC106347139 gene encoding phosphoenolpyruvate carboxylase 4-like has translation MTDTTDDIAEEISFQSFEDDCKLLGSLFNDVLQREVGSDFMEKIERTRVLAQSALNLRLAGIEDTAELLETQLTSEISNMSLEEALTLARAFSHFLNLMGIAETHHRVRRVRNLPQLSRSCNDVFSNLLQSGVSPDELYDTVCKQGVEIVLTAHPTQINRRTLQYKHIRMAHLLEYNDRPDLGLEDRETVIEDLVREITSLWQTDELRRQKPTPVDEARAGLNIVEQSLWKAVPHYLRRVSSSLKKLTGKPLPLTCTPIKFGSWMGGDRDGNPNVTAKVTKEVSLMSRWMAIDLYIREIDSLRFELSMNRCSDRLSRLADEILEKEIAAQDDLESWGTNVGRSQPKFPNQQGLSLPTQLPPRADLPLCAECGESQYPKLEVPVTDYIPLSRQDVQGISSDGYGPNLQIKTGNGHSVNSNGSQQSITPRGSSSSSSQLLLQKKLLADSQIGRTSFQKLLEPTPPKRAGIAPYRIVLGEVKEKLLKTRRLLELLLEGLPCEYDPWDYYETSDQLLEPLLLCYESLHASDSGVLADGRLADLIRRVATFGMVLMKLDLRQEAAKHSEALDAITIYLDMGTYSEWDEEKKLEFLTRELKGKRPLVPPNIEVGPEVKEVLDTFRVAAELGSESLGAYVISMASNASDVLAVELLQKDARLAVTGELGRPCPAGTLRVVPLFETVKDLRGAGSVIRKLLSIEWYREHIEKNHTGHQEVMVGYSDSGKDAGRFTAAWELYKAQEDVVAACNEFGIKVTLFHGRGGSIGRGGGPTYLAIQSQPPGSVMGTLRSTEQGEMVQAKFGIPQTAVRQLEIYTTAVLLATLEPPQPPREEKWRSLMEDISNISCQNYRSTVYENPEFLSYFQEATPQAELGFLNIGSRPTRRKSSTGIGHLRAIPWVFAWTQTRFVLPAWLGVGAGLKGVCEKGHADDLQAMYKEWPFFQSTIDLIEMVLAKADIPIAKHYDEQLVSESRRGLGSELRKELLTTEKYVLVISGHEKLSENNRSLKKLIESRLPYLNPMNMLQVEILKRLRRDLDNIKLRDALLITINGIAAGMRNTG, from the exons ATGACGGATACGACGGACGATATCGCGGAGGAGATTTCGTTCCAAAGCTTCGAAGATGACTGCAAGCTGCTCGGTAGTCTCTTCAACGACGTCTTGCAGAGAGAAGTCGGCTCCGATTTCATGGAGAAAATCGAACGGACTCGTGTTCTCGCTCAG AGTGCGTTAAATCTTCGTCTGGCTGGTATCGAAGACACGGCGGAGCTTCTGGAGACGCAGCTGACTTCCGAAATATCAAACATGTCACTGGAGGAAGCACTGACGCTGGCTCGTGCCTTCAGCCATTTTCTCAACTTGATGGGAATTGCCGAGACACATCACAG AGTTCGTAGAGTCCGTAACCTTCCACAGCTTTCAAGATCATGCAACGACGTATTCAGTAACCTATTGCAAAGTGGTGTTTCCCCAGATGAGCTTTATGATACCGTTTGCAAGCAG GGGGTTGAAATTGTTCTTACTGCACACCCCACTCAAATTAACCGGAGAACCTTGCAGTACAAACATATCAGAATGGCT CATCTTCTTGAATATAACGATAGACCAGACCTTGGGCTTGAAGATCGAGAGACGGTCATTGAGGATCTG GTTAGGGAGATAACTTCGCTGTGGCAGACTGATGAACTTAGACGTCAGAAGCCTACTCCTGTTGATGAAGCTAGAGCTG GTTTGAACATTGTTGAGCAATCCCTTTGGAAAGCTGTACCACATTACTTGCGTCGTGTCAGCAGTTCTTTGAAGAAG TTAACGGGGAAGCCACTCCCATTAACTTGCACCCCAATAAAGTTTGGCTCCTGGATGGGTGGCGACAGAGATGGAAATCCAAATGTCACTGCAAAG GTCACAAAAGAAGTATCGCTTATGTCTAGGTGGATGGCTATCGATCTATACATAAGAGAGATTGATAGCCTAAGATTTGAATTGTCAATGAATCGATGCAGTGATAGATTGTCAAGATTGGCAGATGAAATTCTTGAAAAAG AAATTGCTGCCCAAGATGACCTTGAAAGTTGGGGTACGAATGTTGGTAGAAGCCAACCAAAATTTCCAAACCAGCAGGGCTTATCTCTACCCACTCAACTTCCACCTAGAGCTGACCTTCCCTTATGTGCTG AATGTGGTGAATCACAGTATCCCAAGCTTGAAGTTCCTGTGACAGATTATATTCCACTCAGTCGCCAG GATGTTCAAGGCATTTCAAGTGATGGATATGGCCCAAATTTGCAAATAAAGACAGGAAATGGACATTCCGTCAACTCTAATGGTTCTCAGCAAAGTATTACTCCACGAGGTTCTTCCTCCTCGAGTTCACAGCTTCTCCTTCAGAAGAAACTACTTGCTGATTCTCAGATTGGGAGGACCAGCTTTCAGAAGCTACTAGAACCAACTCCACCTAAACGAGCTGGAATTGCTCCTTATCGGATTGTTCTTGGGGAAGTAAAGGAAAAG CTTTTGAAGACACGAAGACTTCTGGAACTTCTTCTTGAGGGTCTTCCTTGTGAATATGATCCTTGGGACTACTATGAAACATCAGACCAACTTCTGGAACCATTACTTCTCTGCTATGAATCTCTG CATGCATCTGATTCCGGAGTTCTAGCTGATGGCCGGCTTGCTGATTTGATCCGTAGAGTTGCTACTTTCGGCATGGTTTTGATGAAACTTGATTTACGACAG GAAGCTGCAAAGCATTCTGAAGCTTTGGATGCAATTACAATATACTTGGACATGGGCACATATAGTGAATGGGATGAAGAGAAGAAGCTCGAGTTCTTGACAAGAGAATTGAAAGGGAAACGTCCTCTTGTCCCCCCAAATATTGAG GTCGGTCCTGAAGTGAAAGAAGTACTAGACACTTTTCGAGTTGCTGCTGAGCTAGGAAGTGAATCACTTGGAGCTTACGTGATTTCCATGGCTTCAAAC GCAAGTGATGTCCTCGCTGTGGAACTTCTACAGAAAGATGCACGTCTTGCCGTCACTGGAGAGCTGGGAAGACCATGTCCTGCTGGAAC ACTGCGAGTGGTTCCTCTTTTTGAAACGGTGAAGGATTTAAGAGGCGCTGGCTCCGTGATAAGGAAGTTGCTATCAATTGAATGGTACAGAGAACACATCGAAAAGAACCACACTGGACACCAAGAG GTGATGGTCGGATATTCTGATTCTGGAAAAGATGCTGGTCGCTTTACTGCAGCATGGGAACTATACAAAGCCCAGGAGGATGTTGTGGCTGCTTGCAATGAATTTGGCATCAAAGTTACCTTGTTTCATGGACGAGGAGGAAGTATTGGGAGAGGTGGTGGCCCAACTTATCTCGCCATACAATCCCAGCCTCCAGGTTCAGTGATG GGTACTCTGCGTTCCACAGAGCAAGGTGAGATGGTGCAAGCCAAGTTTGGGATACCACAGACGGCTGTTAGGCAGCTAGAGATTTACACAACCGCAGTACTGCTTGCTACTTTGGAACCTCCTCAGCCACCTCGAGAAGAAAAATGGAGGAGCTTAATGGAAGATATCTCCAACATCAGCTGCCAAAACTACAGGAGCACGGTGTATGAAAACCCAGAATTCCTCTCTTACTTCCAAGAGGCAACACCTCAGGCCGAGCTCGGTTTCCTCAACATAGGAAGCAGGCCAACACGAAGAAAGAGCTCAACTGGTATTGGACATCTCCGAGCTATCCCATGGGTTTTCGCTTGGACACAGACAAGGTTTGTGCTTCCAGCTTGGCTAGGCGTAGGAGCTGGTCTGAAAGGAGTCTGTGAGAAGGGTCACGCTGATGATCTCCAAGCAATGTACAAGGAATGGCCCTTCTTTCAGTCAACCATAGACCTTATCGAGATGGTGTTAGCGAAAGCAGATATCCCAATAGCCAAACACTACGATGAACAGCTTGTCTCAGAGAGCAGAAGAGGACTCGGTAGTGAGCTCAGGAAGGAATTGCTGACTACTGAGAAGTATGTGCTTGTGATAAGTGGACATGAAAAGCTCTCGGAGAACAACAGGAGCCTGAAGAAGCTGATAGAGAGTAGACTTCCGTATCTGAATCCAATGAACATGCTGCAGGTTGAGATTCTCAAGAGGCTAAGACGTGATCTTGACAACATCAAGCTCAGGGATGCATTGCTCATCACCATCAACGGCATTGCAGCTGGAATGAGGAACACTGGTTAA